From Lepus europaeus isolate LE1 chromosome 3, mLepTim1.pri, whole genome shotgun sequence, a single genomic window includes:
- the LOC133756779 gene encoding exosome complex component RRP40-like, which yields MIGIVTAKSGDIFKVDVGRSEPASLSYLAFEGATKRNRPNVQVGDLIYGQFVVANKDMEPEMVCIDSCGRANGMGVIGQDGLLFKVTLGLIRKLLAPDCEIIQEVGKLYPLEIVFGMNERIWFKAKTIQQTLILANVLETCEHMTADQRKQIFSRLAES from the coding sequence aTGATTGGCATAGTGACGGCTAAATCTGGAGATATATTCAAAGTTGACGTTGGAAGGAGTGAGCCAGCTTCTTTGTCTTACTTGGCATTTGAAGGTGCAACGAAAAGAAACAGACCTAATGTGCAGGTTGGCGATCTCATCTATGGCCAGTTTGTGGTTGCTAATAAAGATATGGAACCAGAGATGGTCTGCATTGACAGCTGTGGACGAGCCAACGGGATGGGTGTGATTGGACAAGACGGGCTGCTTTTTAAAGTGACTTTAGGCTTAATTAGAAAGCTGTTAGCTCCGGATTGTGAGATCATACAGGAAGTGGGAAAACTCTATCCACTGGAGATTGTATttggaatgaatgaaagaatatgGTTTAAGGCCAAGACCATTCAACAGACATTAATTTTAGCAAACGTTTTAGAAACTTGTGAACATATGACAGCGGATCAAAGGAAACAGATCTTCTCCAGATTGGCAGAAAGTTGA